The Impatiens glandulifera chromosome 3, dImpGla2.1, whole genome shotgun sequence genome contains a region encoding:
- the LOC124932870 gene encoding probable F-box protein At4g22030 — MAAFQISSLISSSSSFPCRRHVAKSTIKHPNKLTMNALSLPDLSARVLVEELQQRSSGSNNIYKNIIRSNVPFTPSPKQGTKSPTTIPKLYAILEAIADRIEMHRNIKEQRENWNSLLLNSVNAMTLTAATISAIAAAGGSHVVALSSCSSLLYLAATGLLIILNKIQPSQLAEEQRNAARLFQKLRREIQTKLSIGNPESRDHRDAMDKVLALDRAYPLPLLGKMLEKFPEGVEPAKWWPEKRIRRQESMSPAAARGGSNGWDEGLEERMKGVVGVLRSRDKEDYLRLGEKALKLNKMLGIAGPVLTTVAAVGSALMGPSHSGLATVVGVAAGAMAAVINAVEHGGQVGMVFEMYRSNAGFFSLMEEWIEGNLEEKRGINGKVMEMKVALELGRSLAELRDLTDSSLMADQEEEFGSKLF, encoded by the coding sequence ATGGCAGCTTTTCAAATTTCAAGCTTGATCTCGTCTTCTTCATCGTTTCCTTGTCGGAGACATGTCGCCAAATCCACAATCAAGCATCCAAACAAGCTAACCATGAACGCCCTTTCCCTCCCGGACCTAAGCGCCAGAGTCTTGGTCGAAGAATTGCAGCAAAGAAGCAGCGgtagtaataatatttataagaacATTATTAGATCAAACGTGCCCTTTACACCTTCCCCCAAGCAGGGCACTAAGTCTCCAACCACCATCCCCAAGCTCTACGCCATCTTGGAAGCCATCGCCGACAGGATAGAGATGCACAGGAACATCAAGGAACAACGAGAGAACTGGAACAGTCTTCTGTTGAATTCTGTTAACGCCATGACCCTAACCGCCGCAACCATCTCCGCAATCGCCGCCGCCGGTGGGTCCCATGTGGTCGCTCTCAGCTCCTGCTCGAGTCTCTTATACTTGGCCGCGACTGGATTGTTGATCATCTTGAACAAGATCCAACCCTCTCAATTGGCGGAGGAACAGAGGAATGCGGCGAGGCTGTTCCAGAAACTTCGACGTGAAATCCAGACAAAACTGTCTATCGGGAATCCAGAGTCCAGGGACCATAGAGATGCTATGGATAAAGTTCTTGCGCTGGACAGAGCCTACCCGCTTCCCTTACTCGGGAAAATGCTAGAAAAGTTTCCGGAGGGAGTGGAGCCAGCCAAGTGGTGGCCGGAGAAGAGAATTAGACGGCAAGAAAGTATGTCTCCGGCGGCAGCAAGAGGCGGCAGCAACGGATGGGACGAAGGGCTGGAGGAGAGGATGAAAGGGGTAGTGGGTGTGTTGAGAAGCAGAGATAAGGAAGATTACTTGAGATTGGGGGAGAAAGCATTGAAGTTAAACAAGATGTTAGGAATAGCTGGTCCTGTTTTAACAACCGTGGCAGCTGTGGGCTCTGCTTTGATGGGGCCGAGCCACTCCGGTTTGGCAACGGTGGTCGGAGTTGCTGCCGGAGCTATGGCGGCGGTGATAAACGCGGTGGAGCACGGCGGGCAAGTGGGAATGGTGTTCGAGATGTACAGAAGCAATGCAGGGTTCTTCAGTTTGATGGAAGAATGGATAGAGgggaatttggaggagaagagAGGGATCAATGGGAAGGTTATGGAAATGAAGGTGGCTTTGGAGTTGGGGAGGAGCTTAGCAGAGCTCAGGGATCTTACTGATTCCTCATTAATGgcagatcaagaagaagaattCGGAAGCAAACTCTTCTAA